The Calliphora vicina chromosome 3, idCalVici1.1, whole genome shotgun sequence genome contains a region encoding:
- the LOC135955860 gene encoding uncharacterized protein DDB_G0271670, translated as MPLAAVRREGHSPLDVLNDDAIRQCRSISPNCSVSSPIPRYERNMGFFRQLSRRFGLRSNDDLVHTASNEDDNQSSSTDSCSSHTPPHAAAVASAADNNKKDNNLILTAITASEYISCASSETSSTVDIDEQLQQLQQQQNVSNVNDSVTADDDNNDAAADRENSDDAVKLSYNKERKSFARSSFSRLHRRSTTSLRRAFEAFSLSSRSLSCSGVTPPPTILPTSSASSSTNNGTPIKSAMKSSSNLELNKKSQSSSTSSCSSSSCSASAAGKSTTSSTLSATASKTKTKPPPQRILRQPVSYTYLKGISGLPTQRVPRNSVCCQYARR; from the exons ATGCCTTTGGCAGCGGTTAGACGAGAAGGACATTCTCCCCTGGATGTCTTAAATGATGACGCAATACGTCAGTGCCGCAGTATTTCACCCAATTGTAGTGTTAGTTCGCCAATACCTCGTTATGAGCGCAATATGGGCTTCTTTCGTCAACTGAGTCGTCGTTTTGGTTTGAGGTCAAATGATGACCTAGTTCACACAGCCAGCAATGAGGATGACAATCAAAGTTCATCGACCGATTCGTGTTCTTCACATACACCACCACATGCAGCTGCAGTAGCATCGGCAGccgacaacaacaaaaaagataaTAATCTAATACTCACTGCCATCACAGCCTCGGAGTATATATCGTGTGCATCGAGTGAAACTAGTAGTACTGTTGATATAGATGAGCAACTGCAGCAGctgcaacaacagcaaaatGTTAGTAATGTAAATGATTCTGTTACTGCTGATGATGACAACAATGATGCTGCTGCTGATAGAGAAAATTCGGATGATGCTGTAAAGTTGTCTTACAACAAAGAGCGTAAATCATTTGCACGTTCTAGTTTTTCGCGCCTACATCGTCGTTCCACCACCTCTTTAAGGCGAGCCTTTGAAGCCTTCTCTCTTTCATCACGTTCCCTTTCCTGCAGCGGTGTTACACCGCCACCTACCATTCTACCAACGTCATCAGCATCATCGTCCACCAACAATGGCACACCCATTAAATCAGCTATGAAATCTTCCTCTAACCTAGAACTCAATAAAAAATCACAATCTTCTTCc ACCTCTTCTTGTTCATCATCATCTTGCTCAGCCTCAGCAGCGGGCaaatcaacaacatcatcaacGCTGTCAGCGACAGCttcaaaaaccaaaacaaaaccaCCGCCACAGCGTATACTACGTCAGCCAGTCTCATATACATATCTGAAGGGCATTTCGGGTCTACCAACCCAGAGGGTACCACGTAATTCGGTTTGTTGTCAGTATGCCAGACGTTAA